Below is a window of Stygiolobus azoricus DNA.
TTGGTAGATTCCTTCTGTTCGGTTTATCGTTAATTTATCTTATTCATTCATCAAATATAATCTCGTAGGAGAATGAATTAATATCTAGCAATTATAGAGCGACTGGACTCCTCTCTTTCATTTATAGTTAGGTTTTATCGTATATATACTTGTACCTCCACTAGGTATCTAATTGCTTATGAAGTTAAAACATTCTAAATACTCAATTCAAACAACTTACGATTTAACAAATGAACGTGTTTGATAATTTTATTTATTTTAGATTTAGTTAAAAAATTCAAAAAGTTTATCCATTTAATTTTTCCCAAAATTACTTACTACTACTTTTTATAAAATTCTATGTTAAACTGAAAGATTTTCTTTAATATATTTTGTATCTTTTGCAACAACTATATTAAACTTCTTATTAGAATAATTTAAAAAAGAAGAAAATTAAAAGAATAATAAGGTTAAGGATAATTGATACTGTTAGTTGTGTTCCTAAATTCATGAAAGAAAAGAGATAAATTATTAAAGAGAAAGAAAGTTCTCTAAACAGTAAATAAAGACTCATATATGAATTCCTCTCATTAGCGGTAGAGTATCTAGTTATATAAACTGAAGCTAAGGGATAAATAATACCATGAGAAATGCCAAGTATAAATGCTGCTATAATATCTACAATATAAGTCTGCTCAAAAAGTATTGCAAAGCCTAATGCTGTTAAAATGATAGAAAGTGAGGAAAGAATCTCAAGTTTCTTGGTTTTTATAGTACTAAGTAAAGTCCTTGATAGTACAGTGGATGCAAAAAATGGGATAAAAATAGAGTAAGCTATCCCAGTACTTAAGTGCTTATTAACAACAAGGTAAACTGGTAAGAACGTAGAGATAACACTAAATCCGGTAACGTAAGAGATCGTGATTAAAATTGATATAATGATTCCATAATTAACTTTTAATTTCAGGTTAAACATTTCCTTTTTATCTTCCATTCTTTGTATCAAGCTATAAGTAAAAAGAACTAATGACAATACCAGATAGAATATAAAGAGAAGTTTAAAGCCCATGAAAAGCATTATGAGTGTTTGAACCATTGGTTGTACGATAGTAGAGATACTGAGAATTAAAGAGTAAAGATAGAGATGCTCTTCACCATAAAAAGAGGCGATTGTAAGCATATAAGCTATTATAATTCCGAAAGAAAACCCAGCCATAGCATTAGATATATAAAATAGCAAAGAATTTTTTATAATTATTATAAAGATTATAGAGATAATAACAAAAAATGTAGCTAGGCGAAAAATTAACCTTCTGAATAAAAAGAAAGAGACGAATGTACCTATGAGAGAAAATATGTATAGGTAAACTTCGACTAAACTGAAGTCTATAATGTTGTAATATACTTTTGCCAATATTGGCGAAGTAGTATAAAAGAAATTATAAATAAAGCGAGAAAAGAATAGTGACAAATAAAACAATAAAATGATTTTATCTTTCATTAGTCCACCCAGCCGTTAGGTTTTTCTTGCCTTAACATATTCCATACTATTTCGTCTTGGTCTGGTTTAAATGAGAAACAAAGTGGAACATAGTTATCAAAATACAAATTGATTTGATTAGTACAAGGAGTATATTCGTTCATCTTGTGATTTACTGTTTCGTTTTGATATTCTTCCCAAGTAATTTTCTTATCATCGTAATTAGCTATGTGGTGAATTAAAGAAAGAAGTGATGAACACACTCTAAGTATCCCATTAGGGTGTATAAGAACTCTTTCTCCCATTTTAACTGGACAGTATCCATAAAACTTCTTGTTTTTCTCAAATTCTTCTCTTGTTACAAAGTGCTGAGGTAATCTTACCTTATATTTTATATTCATTATTAACTATTTTAGTTCTAATATTTTTGTATATTTCTATCCAATCATATGGATTTATCGCAACGTGTTGATCCCAAGCATCAACTTCTGTTCCCATCCTAAATATTACGTGGAAGTTTATCCTACTTACTCCTAGCTCTTCTGCAAATCTAATCATTCTATCTACTAAAGCCCACTTTTCACTCCCATCTGTTGGTATTAAGTACTTTGTAACTGTAGTAGTGATGTTAACATTATAACCTTTTTTAATTGCTCGTGTTAAATTACTAATTGCTATTTTAAATGTACCTCTTCCTCTAAGTTTATCATGAATTTCTGGTGTAGGTCCATCAATACTAAAGCTAATTTCATCAAGAAGTTTAAATTCCTCTTTATCAAGTAGTTTATCTATTAAAAGTCCATTAGTAACTATCCTAATATATTTATAATTATATACTTTTTTAGCCGCATAAATTAATGTAAGTAGACCTCTCCATTCATTAGTAATATCATATAGAGTGGGTTCTCCTCCTAGTATTGATAATTTTATTGCGCCAAGTTTTCTAAAGGTATAAATTAGTTTCAATGCTATTTCTAAGGGAATCTCTCTTTTACGTAATTTTCCACTTATTATATTAGGTTTGTAAATACAATGTTCACATAATAAGTTACAATTATCAGTCACATATAAAAAACTTGTCTGATTCTATCTTTAAAATAATTTTTTACTTTATCATCAAGATCCATGGTTTCTAATGGAATTTTATCTACTGTTATCATATTATAAATCTATTGAGTAAGTTTTTTAGTCTTTAGTTTGAAAAGAATATTTATGTCATATTAAACTCTGTTAATCTTTATAGTATTAAGACTTTCCTTAGATTAAGTTTTTTATTTTTTAGTTAATATTGTATCCTATGAACAGACATCCTCAGATACTTTCGGTTCATCTCTTTTTGGTGAAGGAAGGCAAAATTCTTCTGCAATTAAGGAAGAATACAGGATATATGGATGGCTGGTGGAGTGTAATAGCTGGCCATGTTGAAGCTAGGGAATCTGCAACAAACGCGATGATAAGAGAAGCTACGGAAGAGGCTGGAATAAAACTTAGTCGTGAGGATTTAGTGCTTGTCCATGTAATGCATAGATTTGAAAACCAAGAGAGAGTAGACTTTTTCTTTAAGGCGATTAAGTGGATAGGTGAACCCACAATTAAAGAACCCAATAAGGCTGAAGCTTTAAGATGGTTTGAGCTTAGCAAACTTCCAGAAAATGTAGTTCCTTATGTAAGACAAGCACTCGAATTAGGACTATTAAAAGGACAAATATATAGCGAATTTGGTTGGGAAAGGAATTAAATAAATTGAAAACTTACTATATTATCTAAATATCTAACAGTGAGCTTGTCTACCTACCTTTATACCCCTCCCTTCCATAAATTCATTTTACAAAATAATTGCAGTGCATAATTCTTTTTAAACCAGAAATCTTGTAATTAGGAAAAAGTTAAGGTAGATGGATTTAATTTAATTAGTGCCGCCGCGGGGATTTGAACCCCGGACAACCGGATGTCCCCTGCGCCGTATGAGTCCGGCGCTCTAACCAGGCTGAGCTACGGCGGCACTATATTTTTTAATGTTGATTCGGTTATAAAGTTTATATTCAGAAGTTTAGGGGCATATGGTAGAAGAGTCTCTCGGCTTAGTTGGGAGACAGAAAAAGTGATAATGTAACTTAATAATAGTTTTGTGGAATGTTATGTAACATTATAATTAAAATAATGATAGCTTAGTACGAAATAGAGTATGAATTATCTTTTAGATTTAGTTAAAATCTTTTAGTATATTCTATATAGATATTTACTTGATTTATTAAAGACTTAAACTACAAACGTTAAAGAGGAAAAATTCAAAAGTACAGATATACACCTATTATATTTGCAGAGGTTTTGTATCAGTATTTGCAGATACCACAATCTTTTCTACCATTCTATAAATTCTCTCTTCATACAAACATGAATTTCAGGGCTGTTATCTTCTCTCACGTCCAATAGGCTACTTTACCTCTTTTAATAAGGCCTTCAGTCGACATTCGTACAACTGAAGTTACAAAGTCTCTATTTCTAGATTCTCCTTAGTTACGACCTCCCTATTATAGTAACTTTCTCTAGCTTAATCAATGTATAAGCCGCTAAAACTAGGTGATTGACTAAAAACAATCCGTATATAGTAGTTCTGTTTTCTTTCATCATCTGTAGTAACGTGTTATCCCCCTTGCTACTTGCAGCATTACCATCAGTTATAGTATTTATTTTAGGATAGGAGATTATTTACAACTTTTTGCATAGCTTCATAAATTCCTTTTCCTTGTCGATAATTAATATTACCTATACCCGTTATTTTGATTTTCTTTTTATTTTTAATTTCTAATCTGTATCTCTTGCTATTAAAAGTTGACTCTCATCCATTTGCCTAACCCAATGTTGCCAATTCACAATACGTTAATTAATTCGAATTTATAATCAGGAAATGTCTCAAAAACTTCTAGGTATTTTTTAAATTGTCCTTTCCCCTTAATTATTCTTTGGAATAAAAAGTGAAAATTTTAAATGTTACGAAACTAGATTTAAAAAGTTGAAAGTTGATATATACATATGAGGACTATAATTTTAGGCGGAGGATTTGCAGGTTTATCTGCTTTAAAAACAAATCCTGACGCTTTACTTATAGATCAGAAAAGTTATTTTACTCTCACCCATAGGCTAGTGGATGTAATAAAGACTGGGGATCCGAAATTAGCTAAGATCCCTTACCATAAAGTGTTAGTTGCTAGAGTGAGGAATGTAGATTTTAGGAAAAAAGTAGTTATCACTGACAAGGGTGAGTTCCAATATGATAAATTGATAATAGCATTAGGATATTCTCAGAAAATTTTTCCTTTCACTGAGAAAGTCGAGGACATACAGGATTCTCTCGAATTAAGGAATAAACTGTTGAGGGCTAAGTCTGTCACAGTATTAGGCGGAGGTAATTTAGGTGTTGAATTAGCAGGGATTATTAAAGAAATGGATCCGTTGAAGGAAGTTTACCTAATAGAAGTGCAAGATAGGCTTTTACCTTTTATGAGTAAGGAGTCTTCAACTTATGCTTATGAATTGTTAACTGGATTGGGAGTAAAGGTATTACTTAAGAATAAAGTAGAAAAGATAGAGAAGAATCTAGTAGTAACTAACGATCATGAGATTAGGACTGACCTCATAATTTCATCGGTTGGATTTAAGGGGTCCCCGATGATCAGTGAGATTGGACTGACCAATATAAATGGTAGGATGATAGTAGATGATTACCTTAAGTCGGCTGATTACGATGACGTATATGGGGCAGGGGATTGTGCGACGACAAAGAAGTTCATACCAATGTCTGCTCAAGTGGCAGTCCAAGCGGGTAGGAGGGCAATGTTGAATGCGCTAGGGGAGGATGAAAAATTTAGGTTTAACCAACTAGCCATAGTTGTCAGAATAGGAGGAATTTATTTTGGTGACTTTCATGGTAAATTTGTGAAAGGTGAGCTAGCTGAATTAGCAGAAAAAGTGGGTATATTTAGAGCTATTAGGCTTGTAATGCCGTAAAAACGTTTTGACGGTATTAACGAGATAAAACTTTAAAATAATTGGGTAAAATAATAATTTGCCGCCGTAGCTCAGACTGGTAGAGCGCCGGCCTTGTAAGGTCTATCTCGAGATAGCCGGTGGTCCGGGGTTCAAGTCCCCGCGGCGGCTTTCTTTTCTCTCAGATATTTTATTAGGGCCTCTCTTATTATTTCGCTCCTTGTGTTTCTGGAATTAACTGCATAGAGGTCAAGCTCTTGGAGTAACTCTTCTTCGACTTTGAATGTGATAACTCTCATGCTCCCTCAGTATTACCTTTTACGTAGATTATAAATAAGGGATTTTTAGCTTA
It encodes the following:
- a CDS encoding NAD(P)/FAD-dependent oxidoreductase produces the protein MRTIILGGGFAGLSALKTNPDALLIDQKSYFTLTHRLVDVIKTGDPKLAKIPYHKVLVARVRNVDFRKKVVITDKGEFQYDKLIIALGYSQKIFPFTEKVEDIQDSLELRNKLLRAKSVTVLGGGNLGVELAGIIKEMDPLKEVYLIEVQDRLLPFMSKESSTYAYELLTGLGVKVLLKNKVEKIEKNLVVTNDHEIRTDLIISSVGFKGSPMISEIGLTNINGRMIVDDYLKSADYDDVYGAGDCATTKKFIPMSAQVAVQAGRRAMLNALGEDEKFRFNQLAIVVRIGGIYFGDFHGKFVKGELAELAEKVGIFRAIRLVMP
- a CDS encoding NUDIX hydrolase, coding for MNRHPQILSVHLFLVKEGKILLQLRKNTGYMDGWWSVIAGHVEARESATNAMIREATEEAGIKLSREDLVLVHVMHRFENQERVDFFFKAIKWIGEPTIKEPNKAEALRWFELSKLPENVVPYVRQALELGLLKGQIYSEFGWERN
- a CDS encoding ribbon-helix-helix protein, CopG family, translating into MRVITFKVEEELLQELDLYAVNSRNTRSEIIREALIKYLREKKAAAGT
- a CDS encoding MFS transporter, with the translated sequence MAGFSFGIIIAYMLTIASFYGEEHLYLYSLILSISTIVQPMVQTLIMLFMGFKLLFIFYLVLSLVLFTYSLIQRMEDKKEMFNLKLKVNYGIIISILITISYVTGFSVISTFLPVYLVVNKHLSTGIAYSIFIPFFASTVLSRTLLSTIKTKKLEILSSLSIILTALGFAILFEQTYIVDIIAAFILGISHGIIYPLASVYITRYSTANERNSYMSLYLLFRELSFSLIIYLFSFMNLGTQLTVSIILNLIILLIFFFFKLF
- a CDS encoding radical SAM protein, with product MTDNCNLLCEHCIYKPNIISGKLRKREIPLEIALKLIYTFRKLGAIKLSILGGEPTLYDITNEWRGLLTLIYAAKKVYNYKYIRIVTNGLLIDKLLDKEEFKLLDEISFSIDGPTPEIHDKLRGRGTFKIAISNLTRAIKKGYNVNITTTVTKYLIPTDGSEKWALVDRMIRFAEELGVSRINFHVIFRMGTEVDAWDQHVAINPYDWIEIYKNIRTKIVNNEYKI